In Candidatus Hadarchaeales archaeon, the genomic stretch TATTGGGCTGTCCCCACGCTTCTTTGGAAGAAATCTCCCGCCTTCTTCCCCTATTGGGGAAAAATCCAAAGCCCTTCTGGATCTGTACCAGCAGGAGGGTCAAGGAAAAAGCCATGCGCTCCGGGCTTGGGAAAAAGGTGGAGGAGGCTGGTGGAAGAATGGTGGCGGATACCTGTGCGGTCGTTTCCCCTCTGGAAAAACTCGGCTTCAAGACGGTGGGGGTGGATTCCGCCAAGGCTGCCCACTACCTTCCTTCCCTCTGCCGGGTGGAAGTGATCTTTTCCCCTCCAGGGGAGCTCCTGAGGGGGGGAAGATGAGGGGGAGAACCGTTAATCCGGGTAAGGCAAGGGGGGAAGCTCTAGTCTCCCGTTCCCCTCTCAGTTTTTACGGAGGGGTGGATCCGAAAACGGGAATGGTGGTGGAGAGGGGGCACGAACTCGAGGGTAAATCCGTGAAAGGGAAGATCCTGATCTTCCCCCGAGGGAAGGGGTCCACGGTGGGGTCCTATGTGATCTATGCCCTGAAGAAAAATGGGGTAGCCCCCTTAGCCATCGTCAACGAGGAAACGGAACCCATCGTGGCCGCCGGGGTCATCCTGGCGGACATACCCTGCGTGGACAGGGTAGACCTGAGTCTGCTGGAAACCGGAGACCTAGTGGAGGTGGACGCAGACCAGGGGAAAGTGGAGATCCTCGAGAAACGAAAGTCATAGATGTGCCAGGGGAAACCAAAGCTACTGGCGGTAGGCTTTTAAACCGGTTCTCCGTTTTTTCTTTATGCCCAAGAAATGTAAAGCCAAGCCCAAGAAGAAAAAGAAACCAGCGCCGAAGCCTTCCCCCAAACCCAAACCCCAACCCGAAGTCTCGGAAATGGAAACTTCGGAACCAGAAACCGAAGCTTGGGAAGAGGAGTGGGAAGGAGGGGAAGAAGAGGAGGCCTATTGAGCCTCGGCTTCGGCGCCTTTTTTCTTTTAGATGGTCTTACACTCGTAAAAGTACCTGGTAATCTCTATCATATCCAACTGTCTTCCGCCCATCCAAAGGGTAAGCATTTTCGAGTCCCTCCAGTGCTTTTCCACGTCGAATTCTCTGGAGTAACCGTAGGAGCCCATGAGCTCCATGGCCCTGTTGGTACAATGAACAGCCTGATCGCTACAGAAAAGGGAGACTGCCCTAGTCTTCGCTACGATCTTTTCCGACCATGGTTCCCCATAGATTTCGGGACGATCGTACATCCTGGCCGCCATGTAGAGGGCGTGGGTACAGATCTCAGCGGCGGTGGCGATCTCGCTTAGGTTCACCGCACTTATCGAGTGCTCCTTGAGGGGTTTTCCTGCCACTACCCTCTCATCCACCCATTTCTTCAGGATTTCGTAGGTATCCTTGATCACGCCCACGGAGAAGCCTGCGGTGGCGATGTTCGCTACGGTGATGAGCTCCCTGAAGTACTTGGCATCGAGACCCGGTCCATGGGCCCTGTAGTAGGCTGGAACCCTCACTTCCTCAAACCAGATGTCCGTGTTCATGTCCGCTGCCATTCCAGCCTTCTGATAGGGCTCCCCCACCCTCACCCCCTCGGCATCGGCCGGGACGTAGATGTAGGCCATCCCCTCTTCCCCAGCCGAGGGGTTGGTGGTGCACACCACTCCAAAGAGGTCAGCGATCCTTCCGGAATTGGTGGGCCAGATCTTGTGACCCTTTATCACCCATTCATCCCCCTCCAGCCTAGCAATGGTCCTGATCGTCCTCCCCTTCATGGCCCCCAAGTTCTCTATGTCCGAACCCCCCTGAGGTTCCGTCATGGCGTTACATCCCACATAGAGTTCCTCTCCGCAGAACTTTGGGGCGAACTCCTCTATCAGCCTCTCGTTCTTGTGTGGCTCCACCGCAATCATCACCATAGGCCAGAGGGAAACCATTACGGAAACGGCGAACCCTGAGTCCAGTCTTCCCAGCTCTTCACTCATCACCGCCGTCATGGTTCCCAGTATCTCCCTGGGCAAACCCAGACCACCGTACTCCTCCGGCCAGAGGGCCTTGTTCACTCCCAAATCCACCAGCACTTCCTTCAGGAGGGGCTCCACGAGCTTGTGCTCTCTCCAGTCCTCGTCTATCTTCCTCCTGAGAGGCCGGTATCTCTTTTCTCCAAAGTCCCTAATCATTTGAGCGAACTGATAAGCCACATCCGGAATCCATTCCACCGGCTTGGTGAAGTCATCGGCCGTCGGCACTCTTTTTTCTTTAATCTAGTCCTCTATAAATCTTCCCAAAGTCGGCACCGCTTCCAATAAAGGCCCGAAAGGAGAAAAGAAACGATGGAGCTGGAGCTCAAGAAGAAGATCGTGGAAGGGGGAAGGAGGATGGTGGAGAAGGGACTGGCCCATGGAAGCATGGGGAACCTGAGTATCAAAATCCCAAGTAAAAATCTGGTGGTGATCTCCCCCAGCCATATCCCCTACGAGTGCATGCAGCCCGAACAGGTTTCCGTGGTAGACTTACAGGGAAACCTGTTGGAAGGACTAACCCCTTCGACCGAGCTCCCCATGCACCTGGCAGTCTATCGTGCAAGGCCTGAGGTGGGGGCGGTGGTGCATGCCCATCCGGTCTACGCCAGTGCCCTCGCCTCCGTGGGGCTTGGGATTCCGTCCTTCCTAGAGGAGGTGGTGGTGCTCTTCGGAGGGGAGGTGGAGGTGGCAGAGTATGCCCCTCCGGGAAGTGAGGAACTCGCCAAGAACGTGGTAAAGGCGCTGAATAAGAAGAACGCTGTTCTCCTCTCCAACCACGGGACCCTGTGCTGCGGTCGCGATCTGGAACAGGCCCTGGAGCTCTCGGAAGCCCTCGAAAGAACTTGTAAAACTTACCTCCTCTCCCTCTTGCTGGGGGGACCCAGATATCTGCCAGAAGAGGTGGTAAAACTCCAAAGGGAACTCTTCGAGTCGTTGGGTGGACTCTAACCCATCGTGATCCCAACGGGAAAAAGCCCCCAGTAATCCGGTGAAGTTAAGTTCCTTCCTTCCCTTTCACCAAGATGGAACCTCGACGGCAACTGGAGAGGGCCGTGGCCTCTTGCAAACTTTGTCCTTTCGTGGACCAGCCCTTCCTCCTCGATCGGGTTTACTCCTGGCTTCCCCCCAAGGTGAAGGTACTGGCCGTGGGAGAATCCCCTCCTCCTGGAAGGAAGGTGGGTTCCCTCTACCATCTGGAGACCTTCGACAGGCTCAGGCTTTCCCTCAGTCTTATCCTCGGAGTGGGTATGGAAGAGGTCCTAGAGACCCTGAGGAGACATTCCATCTTTTTCACCGCCGCGGTGAAGTGTAGACCGCCAGACAAGAAAAGCGTAGAAAGAATGAGGAGGAACTGTGTCCCCCTCCTTAAGGGGGAGCTGGAAATCCTCCGTCCAGAAAGGGTGGTGGCCATGGGAAGATTCGCCTCGGCCTCCATTTGTGAACTCATGGGAGTGAGTCCGCCAGACGACCTGAGGAAGATCACTCGCACAAGAGTGGGGAGAAAGGAAATCTTTTTCACCCCCCATCCCAACCATCTCTTCAGGTTCAGGAGGGAGCTTTGCCCTAAGGTAAGGGAAATCTTGCTTCCCCCATGAACCCATCCTATTCGGGGGTTCCTTCGGGGAGGGAAGGATGCTCTAAGAAAAGAAGGGGAAAGATGAAATCACTGGTACAACAGGGGAGCCAGACGGCTAGGAAGAGGAGGAAAAAAAGGGCTGGAAGGAAGGGAAGCCAACTGGAGGGTGATCCAAAGGCGGTTAGGTAGAAGGTGGAAGCATAGGTGCTGACCAACACATGACCGGAATGGGGAAGTTCCGTGCTGGGTCTCATCATCCCCAAACCCATCCCGAGCATGACTGCAGGAAGGACGAGGTAGGGATGCTCGAGCAAGCAGAGATGGAAATGCATGGGAATCCCCAGCACCAAACCACCCAAATGGGGAAGGAAAATGTCGCTAAGTGTACAGATACCCACCGATCCGAAAAACCCCACCACCAAAGCCTCTCCCCTCCCCTTCCCGTACTTCCTGTAGATGGCTGTGGTCACCGTGGCGCTCAGGAAGAGATGGAGGGGATGGAGGAAATGGAAGAGGTGCTCGTGCTCCATTCTCGTCAGGAGCTCCACGGTGAGGACCAAGAGGAGAATACCCGTGAGAGCACCCAAAGCAGTGAAGGGAGCGTGATGTCTGAGCTCCCTCAGAATCAGGTCCGCCTTTACCATTATTTCCCCTCGCACTTCCCAATGGGCTTGCCACAGGGGCAGGTGGAGGGATGTCCCAATGCCTCACACAGGGAATCCGCCAAGGAAGTGGAAACGAAAAGGAGAGAGGAGGCCTCCTTACAAGCGGTTTGGGAATCACAGCCAAGCAATCTGTGGAGGAGGAACTCGAGGAGCCTATGCTTTCTCAGGAGCTCACTCCCCTCCTTCCTCCCGCGGGGGGTAAACTCTACCCCTCTGTAGGGTTTGTAGCGGAGAAGACCCTTCGAAGCCAATTTGCGGAGGGTCTGAGTGGCCGTGGCCGGCCTCACTCCCATCTCCCTTGCCAAAGCAACCGTCCCTACCTTTTCCCCCTCTTCCTCCTGCTTCCTGTAGAGGAAGAGCACATACCTGGCCTCCGTTTCCGTGAGCATCCAAAAGTTAGGTAGTATCTAAATTAAAGGA encodes the following:
- a CDS encoding DUF126 domain-containing protein, which translates into the protein MRGRTVNPGKARGEALVSRSPLSFYGGVDPKTGMVVERGHELEGKSVKGKILIFPRGKGSTVGSYVIYALKKNGVAPLAIVNEETEPIVAAGVILADIPCVDRVDLSLLETGDLVEVDADQGKVEILEKRKS
- a CDS encoding acyl-CoA dehydrogenase family protein, which encodes MPTADDFTKPVEWIPDVAYQFAQMIRDFGEKRYRPLRRKIDEDWREHKLVEPLLKEVLVDLGVNKALWPEEYGGLGLPREILGTMTAVMSEELGRLDSGFAVSVMVSLWPMVMIAVEPHKNERLIEEFAPKFCGEELYVGCNAMTEPQGGSDIENLGAMKGRTIRTIARLEGDEWVIKGHKIWPTNSGRIADLFGVVCTTNPSAGEEGMAYIYVPADAEGVRVGEPYQKAGMAADMNTDIWFEEVRVPAYYRAHGPGLDAKYFRELITVANIATAGFSVGVIKDTYEILKKWVDERVVAGKPLKEHSISAVNLSEIATAAEICTHALYMAARMYDRPEIYGEPWSEKIVAKTRAVSLFCSDQAVHCTNRAMELMGSYGYSREFDVEKHWRDSKMLTLWMGGRQLDMIEITRYFYECKTI
- a CDS encoding class II aldolase/adducin family protein — translated: MELELKKKIVEGGRRMVEKGLAHGSMGNLSIKIPSKNLVVISPSHIPYECMQPEQVSVVDLQGNLLEGLTPSTELPMHLAVYRARPEVGAVVHAHPVYASALASVGLGIPSFLEEVVVLFGGEVEVAEYAPPGSEELAKNVVKALNKKNAVLLSNHGTLCCGRDLEQALELSEALERTCKTYLLSLLLGGPRYLPEEVVKLQRELFESLGGL
- a CDS encoding uracil-DNA glycosylase family protein, coding for MEPRRQLERAVASCKLCPFVDQPFLLDRVYSWLPPKVKVLAVGESPPPGRKVGSLYHLETFDRLRLSLSLILGVGMEEVLETLRRHSIFFTAAVKCRPPDKKSVERMRRNCVPLLKGELEILRPERVVAMGRFASASICELMGVSPPDDLRKITRTRVGRKEIFFTPHPNHLFRFRRELCPKVREILLPP
- a CDS encoding metal-dependent transcriptional regulator, with translation MLTETEARYVLFLYRKQEEEGEKVGTVALAREMGVRPATATQTLRKLASKGLLRYKPYRGVEFTPRGRKEGSELLRKHRLLEFLLHRLLGCDSQTACKEASSLLFVSTSLADSLCEALGHPSTCPCGKPIGKCEGK